The Anguilla anguilla isolate fAngAng1 chromosome 4, fAngAng1.pri, whole genome shotgun sequence genome has a window encoding:
- the usp1 gene encoding ubiquitin carboxyl-terminal hydrolase 1 isoform X1, producing the protein MPGLQSDCSMAATVSPVKKSRLSLKFFQNKETKRALNFSDTLEEDEKVAEPEGPAIVKNDCDQVVPVPHHSSTLACERRENLVPFVGLNNLGNTCYLNSILQVLYYCPGFKDGIKKLYNVLSKMKEKLKNEAVKNEEQEGAEPDLPVNLELLGSFHSLMVSLEQLQSSFLLSPEKHDDGELATPPRRLLSVLRQLNPMYEGYLQHDAQEVLQCILGYIQEACETIKEGHKSPDSAEQPQDQPQVSADQPEGAAGPETTASEATSGTEESLPKDPEQEENPEGPANGKRKSDTEAGNAKKKTKTLKSKKGARDGGYLTRSKRKSSSDIISAEPPGEDAQEEEEKGDPEGKGDGAPEGPNKKRRSRLSWLKPSGKQPSIFSKFRSMGRISAHAGGRGGASPEDQSGAPPSCKAEEPAAQPLQNTTEEKGKAEEEDAAGFDLMERMFQGQLVLRTRCLECERYTERREDFQNISVPVQEDEPRSPDCGSEVSPDPKLEPKTLKWAISQFASVERIVGQDKYFCETCHHYTEAERSLLFDKTPEVVTIHLKCFAASSSEIDPYAGLSKVNTPLQTPLTLSLEEWGIRPSKERYELFAVVMHSGVTISSGHYTAFIKMLDLKEAQPLGEDAKEEARPHGPQQQEYDDGEVSFSLGPKPQAAATGGKAGSKKGLLGGQRSVSSSFELGTSKQANPDKAAGPAASAAGDQGAAQKSGNPGGDAGEEGRAASGETAPNLAPGSLLDYEGKWMLFDDSEVRLFHERDFLNACSPETCTTSTPYLLFYKKVCRE; encoded by the exons ATGCCTGGGCTCCAGAGTGATTGTAGCATGGCAGCTACTGTCAGCCCTGTAAAGAAGAGCCGGCTGTCTCTTAAGTTCTTCCAGAACAAAGAGACGAAACGCGCTTTGAATTTCTCTGATACGCTAGAGGAAGACGAGAAGGTCGCAGAACCCGAAGGACCTGCAATTGTGAAAAATGA CTGTGACCAGGTAGTACCAGTCCCACATCACTCCTCCACTCTTGCttgtgagagaagagagaacCTTGTGCCTTTTGTTGGGTTGAACAATTTAGGGAACACCTGCTATCTGAACAGCATTCTGCAG GTGCTGTACTACTGCCCTGGGTTCAAAGATGGCATTAAAAAGTTGTACAAtgtgctgtcaaaaatgaaagagaagctgaagaacgaagctgtaaaaaatgaagag CAGGAGGGTGCTGAGCCAGACCTGCCAGTGAACCTGGAGCTGCTGGGGAGTTTCCACAGCCTGATGGTTTCCCTGGAGCAGCTTCAGTCCAGCTTCCTGCTCAGTCCCGAGAAGCACGACGACGGGGAGCTGGCCACTCCACCGCGCAGGCTGCTCAGCGTACTCCG GCAGCTGAACCCCATGTATGAGGGATACTTACAGCATGATGCCCAAGAGgtgctgcagtgcattctgggatacatTCAGGAAGCTTGTGAGACCATAAAAGAGGGGCACAAGAGTCCCGATTCTGCAGAGCAGCCTCAGGATCAGCCTCAGGTTTCTGCGGATCAGCCAGAGGGAGCCGCGGGGCCAGAGACGACCGCTTCCGAGGCCACCAGCGGCACCGAGGAGAGTCTGCCAAAAGACCCAGAGCAAGAGGAGAACCCGGAGGGGCCGGCGAACGGGAAGAGGAAAAGCGACACGGAGGCAGGCAACGCCAAAAAGAAGACCAAAACCCTCAAGAGCAAGAAAGGCGCACGGGACGGCGGATATTTAACCCGGTCCAAGCGCAAGTCCTCCAGCGACATCATCAGCGCAGAGCCCCCCGGAGAGGACgcccaggaggaagaggagaagggcGACCCGGAGGGCAAGGGTGACGGCGCCCCCGAAGGGCCCAACAAGAAGAGGCGCTCCAGGCTGAGCTGGCTGAAGCCCTCCGGGAAGCAGCCCAGCATCTTCTCCAAGTTCCGCAGCATGGGCCGCATCAGCGCCCACGCGGGGGGCAGAGGCGGGGCCAGCCCCGAAGACCAGAGCGGAGCGCCCCCCTCCTGCAAGGCCGAGGAGCCCGCGGCCCAGCCGCTCCAAAACACAACGGAGGAGAAGGGAAAGGCCGAGGAGGAAG ACGCGGCCGGCTTCGACCTGATGGAGCGCATGTTCCAGGGCCAGCTGGTCCTGCGCACGCGCTGCCTGGAGTGCGAGCGCTACACCGAGCGGAGGGAGGACTTCCAGAACATCAGCGTGCCCGTGCAGGAGGACGAGCCCCGCTCCCCCGACTGCGGCTCCGAGG tttctccaGACCCCAAGTTGGAGCCGAAGACCCTGAAGTGGGCCATTTCCCAGTTTGCATCAGTGGAGAGGATAGTGGGGCAGGACAAGTACTTCTGTGAGACCTGCCACCACTAcactgaggcagagagaagcCTCTTGTTCGACAAAACCCCTGAAGTTGTGACCATTCATCTCAAGTGCTTTGCAGCAAGCAGCTCAGA GATCGACCCATACGCCGGCCTGTCCAAGGTGAACACCCCCCTGCAGACCCCCCTCACGCTGTCCCTGGAGGAGTGGGGCATCAGGCCCTCCAAGGAGCGCTACGAGCTGTTCGCCGTGGTCATGCACAGCGGGGTCACCATCAGCAGCGGCCACTACACCGCCTTCATCAAGATGCTGGACCTGAAGGAGGCGCAGCCGCTGGGGGAGGACGCCAAGGAGGAGGCGCGGCCCCACGGCCCCCAGCAGCAGGAGTACGACGACGGAGAGGTCTCCTTCAGCCTGGGCCCCAAACCGCAAGCCGCCGCCACCGGAGGCAAAGCGGGCAGCAAGAAGGGCCTGCTGGGAGGCCAGAGGAGCGTCTCCTCCAGCTTCGAGCTGGGGACCAGCAAGCAGGCCAACCCGGACAAGGCCGCCGGCCCGGCAGCCAGCGCCGCTGGAGACCAGGGCGCGGCCCAAAAGAGCGGGAACCCCGGCGGCGACGCCGGCGAGGAGGGGCGCGCGGCGTCTGGAGAGACCGCCCCGAACCTGGCTCCGGGCAGCCTGCTGGACTACGAGGGGAAGTGGATGCTCTTCGACGACTCCGAAGTCAGGCTCTTCCACGAGAGGGACTTTCTGAACGCCTGCTCCCCAGAGACTTGCACAACGTCCACCCCCTACCTGCTCTTCTACAAGAAGGTCTGCCGGGAGTAA
- the usp1 gene encoding ubiquitin carboxyl-terminal hydrolase 1 isoform X2: MPGLQSDCSMAATVSPVKKSRLSLKFFQNKETKRALNFSDTLEEDEKVAEPEGPAIVKNDCDQVVPVPHHSSTLACERRENLVPFVGLNNLGNTCYLNSILQVLYYCPGFKDGIKKLYNVLSKMKEKLKNEAVKNEEEGAEPDLPVNLELLGSFHSLMVSLEQLQSSFLLSPEKHDDGELATPPRRLLSVLRQLNPMYEGYLQHDAQEVLQCILGYIQEACETIKEGHKSPDSAEQPQDQPQVSADQPEGAAGPETTASEATSGTEESLPKDPEQEENPEGPANGKRKSDTEAGNAKKKTKTLKSKKGARDGGYLTRSKRKSSSDIISAEPPGEDAQEEEEKGDPEGKGDGAPEGPNKKRRSRLSWLKPSGKQPSIFSKFRSMGRISAHAGGRGGASPEDQSGAPPSCKAEEPAAQPLQNTTEEKGKAEEEDAAGFDLMERMFQGQLVLRTRCLECERYTERREDFQNISVPVQEDEPRSPDCGSEVSPDPKLEPKTLKWAISQFASVERIVGQDKYFCETCHHYTEAERSLLFDKTPEVVTIHLKCFAASSSEIDPYAGLSKVNTPLQTPLTLSLEEWGIRPSKERYELFAVVMHSGVTISSGHYTAFIKMLDLKEAQPLGEDAKEEARPHGPQQQEYDDGEVSFSLGPKPQAAATGGKAGSKKGLLGGQRSVSSSFELGTSKQANPDKAAGPAASAAGDQGAAQKSGNPGGDAGEEGRAASGETAPNLAPGSLLDYEGKWMLFDDSEVRLFHERDFLNACSPETCTTSTPYLLFYKKVCRE; encoded by the exons ATGCCTGGGCTCCAGAGTGATTGTAGCATGGCAGCTACTGTCAGCCCTGTAAAGAAGAGCCGGCTGTCTCTTAAGTTCTTCCAGAACAAAGAGACGAAACGCGCTTTGAATTTCTCTGATACGCTAGAGGAAGACGAGAAGGTCGCAGAACCCGAAGGACCTGCAATTGTGAAAAATGA CTGTGACCAGGTAGTACCAGTCCCACATCACTCCTCCACTCTTGCttgtgagagaagagagaacCTTGTGCCTTTTGTTGGGTTGAACAATTTAGGGAACACCTGCTATCTGAACAGCATTCTGCAG GTGCTGTACTACTGCCCTGGGTTCAAAGATGGCATTAAAAAGTTGTACAAtgtgctgtcaaaaatgaaagagaagctgaagaacgaagctgtaaaaaatgaagag GAGGGTGCTGAGCCAGACCTGCCAGTGAACCTGGAGCTGCTGGGGAGTTTCCACAGCCTGATGGTTTCCCTGGAGCAGCTTCAGTCCAGCTTCCTGCTCAGTCCCGAGAAGCACGACGACGGGGAGCTGGCCACTCCACCGCGCAGGCTGCTCAGCGTACTCCG GCAGCTGAACCCCATGTATGAGGGATACTTACAGCATGATGCCCAAGAGgtgctgcagtgcattctgggatacatTCAGGAAGCTTGTGAGACCATAAAAGAGGGGCACAAGAGTCCCGATTCTGCAGAGCAGCCTCAGGATCAGCCTCAGGTTTCTGCGGATCAGCCAGAGGGAGCCGCGGGGCCAGAGACGACCGCTTCCGAGGCCACCAGCGGCACCGAGGAGAGTCTGCCAAAAGACCCAGAGCAAGAGGAGAACCCGGAGGGGCCGGCGAACGGGAAGAGGAAAAGCGACACGGAGGCAGGCAACGCCAAAAAGAAGACCAAAACCCTCAAGAGCAAGAAAGGCGCACGGGACGGCGGATATTTAACCCGGTCCAAGCGCAAGTCCTCCAGCGACATCATCAGCGCAGAGCCCCCCGGAGAGGACgcccaggaggaagaggagaagggcGACCCGGAGGGCAAGGGTGACGGCGCCCCCGAAGGGCCCAACAAGAAGAGGCGCTCCAGGCTGAGCTGGCTGAAGCCCTCCGGGAAGCAGCCCAGCATCTTCTCCAAGTTCCGCAGCATGGGCCGCATCAGCGCCCACGCGGGGGGCAGAGGCGGGGCCAGCCCCGAAGACCAGAGCGGAGCGCCCCCCTCCTGCAAGGCCGAGGAGCCCGCGGCCCAGCCGCTCCAAAACACAACGGAGGAGAAGGGAAAGGCCGAGGAGGAAG ACGCGGCCGGCTTCGACCTGATGGAGCGCATGTTCCAGGGCCAGCTGGTCCTGCGCACGCGCTGCCTGGAGTGCGAGCGCTACACCGAGCGGAGGGAGGACTTCCAGAACATCAGCGTGCCCGTGCAGGAGGACGAGCCCCGCTCCCCCGACTGCGGCTCCGAGG tttctccaGACCCCAAGTTGGAGCCGAAGACCCTGAAGTGGGCCATTTCCCAGTTTGCATCAGTGGAGAGGATAGTGGGGCAGGACAAGTACTTCTGTGAGACCTGCCACCACTAcactgaggcagagagaagcCTCTTGTTCGACAAAACCCCTGAAGTTGTGACCATTCATCTCAAGTGCTTTGCAGCAAGCAGCTCAGA GATCGACCCATACGCCGGCCTGTCCAAGGTGAACACCCCCCTGCAGACCCCCCTCACGCTGTCCCTGGAGGAGTGGGGCATCAGGCCCTCCAAGGAGCGCTACGAGCTGTTCGCCGTGGTCATGCACAGCGGGGTCACCATCAGCAGCGGCCACTACACCGCCTTCATCAAGATGCTGGACCTGAAGGAGGCGCAGCCGCTGGGGGAGGACGCCAAGGAGGAGGCGCGGCCCCACGGCCCCCAGCAGCAGGAGTACGACGACGGAGAGGTCTCCTTCAGCCTGGGCCCCAAACCGCAAGCCGCCGCCACCGGAGGCAAAGCGGGCAGCAAGAAGGGCCTGCTGGGAGGCCAGAGGAGCGTCTCCTCCAGCTTCGAGCTGGGGACCAGCAAGCAGGCCAACCCGGACAAGGCCGCCGGCCCGGCAGCCAGCGCCGCTGGAGACCAGGGCGCGGCCCAAAAGAGCGGGAACCCCGGCGGCGACGCCGGCGAGGAGGGGCGCGCGGCGTCTGGAGAGACCGCCCCGAACCTGGCTCCGGGCAGCCTGCTGGACTACGAGGGGAAGTGGATGCTCTTCGACGACTCCGAAGTCAGGCTCTTCCACGAGAGGGACTTTCTGAACGCCTGCTCCCCAGAGACTTGCACAACGTCCACCCCCTACCTGCTCTTCTACAAGAAGGTCTGCCGGGAGTAA